DNA from Ananas comosus cultivar F153 linkage group 12, ASM154086v1, whole genome shotgun sequence:
AAGATTTATCTATGAATCAACACCTGTGATTTTTGCCCAAGAGAAGCTTATTCTCCTGAGATCTTATCTACTTGTGTATGGCGAAAAGTTTTCCATTTGACATGATTAATTTTGCGTGAACAATTATGTAGGCATATCATAAGTGTTGTGTACCTCAAAGTTATATTCAGATAAGAGCATTGATTGTTCTTTTTAACCAATGGTCGAGAAAATTTGAGTAGGTCGTTTCTGATTGTGATTTCGTCCCCAGCTGAGGTTTTCTTCGTAAAAATCTGGGCGATTTTAttttggttggttgaataattgAATGAGTTTTAACAGCTTGAGTATGATATCTCATAATGGAAACAGAATAAAGTACTTCACTGTAATCTGTGTATAGATGACGAAGAAGATACCAGAGATTCTGGGCATATCTCTCATGAGTTTTGCTTGTTCTACTTTTTACCGCACTTGACGCAGATTACAGGGGAGAAAATTTAAGGAATCGAGATGACAAAAGTGATGAGTTATGAAGGATTGTGATTATCCAATTGCGAACGATGAATTAGTATTTGCGACAGAGCATGTCCATGCCTATCTGTTGCACAGCTAAAACCATGGGAGACAACAAGATTTAGTCACTAATTAGGATATAAGAAACATAGGGTGATGAATTGCCAAAAAGGCTCCTCTCCTTATTTACcatactttttctcatttacaTTGCATATAAATGCAGAACAATAACTGatgaaaattttcacttttaccGACATATCTGAATGCACCTAGACTATGCAATGACTGGTTACATGGTGAAAAATCATACACTATACACAAGTATATATGATTGGTTTTAACTTCCTcttcccctatatatatatctctatacATACAACACATAAATTTTGCATATTATGAACAATGGTGAAGCTAAGAACTCACATCATGAACTGAGGAAACACTTGATCAACCGAGATCGAGCCAGAAGCCGACGGCGACGAAGGTTGTTCGCAAATGCTACTGCTGCTGTTCAGAGGTTGATAACTCGGCGGTAGTCGAAGCATAAGCTCATCTAATGCTCCGAAGGAAAGTGTCTTTTTAACCGAGTCGAGGACCGATGAGATTAGCGGCAGTTGGTGAGGCTCAAGATTTACattgttgttattatttgtAGCCATGCCGAGGCTACATGAGGCAATCTCCGCTTCTTGTTGGGAGTCGATGAAGTACGACAAGACTTGGTAATCGCTCCACTCCGACAAGCCAATATTCCTTTCCTCCATAACCATTTCCCCTCCGATATGTTCATTGTTCAATACCGGGGGCTGCGGAATGTTAAAGCTTTGTATGTTCTCCTGGTCGGTCTCCGGTGGAAAGGGGCCTTTTTGTCGGACTCGACAAAGGACCCAGTCATCCAACTGAGTCAGAAAACAAAGTTTCGGTTAGATGAGAGACGGCATTACCTTTAAATTCCTCATAAGAAATGATTCAGGAATAGTCTTAAAACCCCTATATATAGTATATCCATGTGCATTGTGAAAATCAGGTCACATGGTCAGCAGGAGAGGTTGAGATTTAGACTATTAGAAGTCATGCTGGACTAGATGTGATCCCACTACCTTCGGAAACTTAAGAAGCTTAGGCCATGTTCGGATGTCGGAATAAATTAGATACGAGACTTTTCTATTGTGATTGTAACCAAGGAGTTAGATTATTTGCTTATGCAAAGGTCTTGCTATCCACAATTTGATCGGATAGCATATATTACCTAATACCTatgaaataatttatcttaattctaaatatttgatcacacttCTTATCTAtcaaatgtatatatttttaagtaaatcaaaaatatatactaGATAAGATATatattcatgcatatatatcTTAAGATTTGCCTCATGTTATGTTTCCAAAAGAACAATACTTCAAGGATAAGTTATGTGATTGGAAAACACTCCAAACCCTTCAATTCTTCGAGATTATATATAAGTTCGATCTCTACAAATCGACCTCCACCTCTTACCTCATCTATTATTCCTCTGATATCCATCATGCATGAGAGGAGAGTCGGTGTGGAGTACTGAAGGGGTACTTACCCTCATGGTATCTTTGGGCTTGGCAtgagagaaggaggaggagatggcggCGGCATCTAGGAGTCGGTACTCGTGCATGACCCAGTCAGTCTTGACGCCTTTTGGCGACCGACCTTTGTAGAACACGAGGGCCTTCTTGACCCCTAGGCATTGGGATCCGCCGGTGGCCAGGATAGGCTTGTCGGTGCCGGTGGCCTTCCAATAACCGGAGGCAGCTGCCCTATTTGGTCGCGCGCCGTTCGGGTACTTCCTATCCCTCGGGCTAAAGAATAACCATTCTCCTTCTCCAAAGATGGCCTTGTCTGAATCGAGATATGTTAGCAAGGAGAAAGCATATATACTTCACATATTTGTCGAGACTGTATATGCATTAATTGTTATCTCTTTGTTGTTTACcaactatcaaatattttgtcACTTGTGCTATGAATGCTCGGTATTGaagtaatttaatttcttaatttgttgTAAACGCTATCTTCAGCGACATTTGTGTTACTACTCTTTCTCAATTTCTTCTTAGAAAACAAGTAAATTTCGTCCTAAAGTTTAATTGATCTCGTTTTTTTACATCCTTAACTAGAGTTTTAATTTCCTGAAGTTTGATCTACAAGCACAATTAGACCCttctgtaataaaaaaaaggtaaaaacgtACATAACTAACTTAGCCGAACTATGAGCTATTTTGAAAGGgctgaaattttgattttactatccaattttttatttttttttcatttaaagcagtcaacgacactttgaattcaaaatttaaactttaataaatttataattgctaGAATATtatgaagtatactaattaaatctataaagataaacgacgcatttaaattttaaagtcaaagttcgttgactaattcaaatcaaataaattaaaaggtcagAAAGTAAATTTCGTTGACTAATAAAAACAAATTTcgttgacttcaaaatttaagctttaataaatttatagttgcgagaatattatgaagtatactaattaaatatataaaaataaatgatggattcaaattttaaagtcaaatttcGTTGActcattcaaatcaaataaattaaaaggttggaaagtaaaattaaaatttgaatccatcatttatttttatatatttaattagtatatttaatataatttttacaactataaatttattaaaataaataattaatttaaattttaaagtcaaatttcGTTGActcattcaaatcaaataaattaaaaggttggaaagtaaaattaaaattttaaaagattagatagttgaTTCAAAATGACACATAGTTCAGATGAATTATGTATGTTTTTaccttaaataaaaaaaaaacaaaccagCTTAATCTTTAGGTCCTTCTTTATTTCTCTATAATTTTCGGTTTATCTTTTTGTagttttctatttctttttatagCACTCTCTTATATTATGCTCTTCGCGCCCATGCGCACACAAAAACGTCAACTAAGTCCTTATTTTTACTG
Protein-coding regions in this window:
- the LOC109718140 gene encoding NAC transcription factor 56-like, with the protein product MDGIGFPGFRLPPGFRFHPTDQELIIYYLREKVASAVTPATSIVADVDIYKFNPWELPDKAIFGEGEWLFFSPRDRKYPNGARPNRAAASGYWKATGTDKPILATGGSQCLGVKKALVFYKGRSPKGVKTDWVMHEYRLLDAAAISSSFSHAKPKDTMRLDDWVLCRVRQKGPFPPETDQENIQSFNIPQPPVLNNEHIGGEMVMEERNIGLSEWSDYQVLSYFIDSQQEAEIASCSLGMATNNNNNVNLEPHQLPLISSVLDSVKKTLSFGALDELMLRLPPSYQPLNSSSSICEQPSSPSASGSISVDQVFPQFMM